In Solanum pennellii chromosome 3, SPENNV200, a single window of DNA contains:
- the LOC107013884 gene encoding LOB domain-containing protein 21-like → MKNNEPRSSSSCAACKFLKRRCTTTCQFAPYFRSDEPKKFANVHKVFGASNVIKILNEVPQDQREDTVNSLVYEAEVRLRDPVYGCIGAIASLQRKMVELQHDLMVTKAHLAYYEAKPSTTTSNCSLLDYDPLNVNISNPSFYVDTSGGFLDTFTQNTFAMDQTGSNNEFAQFPFP, encoded by the coding sequence ATGAAAAATAATGAACCTCGTTCAAGTTCTTCTTGTGCAGCTTGTAAGTTCTTGAAGAGAAGATGCACTACCACATGCCAATTTGCACCATATTTCCGATCGGACGAGCCGAAGAAGTTTGCTAATGTACACAAGGTGTTTGGAGCTAGCAACGTGATCAAGATCCTGAATGAAGTGCCACAAGACCAGCGAGAGGACACTGTCAACTCGCTGGTCTACGAGGCTGAGGTGAGACTAAGAGACCCGGTTTACGGTTGCATTGGAGCTATAGCATCTTTGCAGAGGAAGATGGTGGAGCTACAACATGATCTGATGGTTACTAAAGCACATCTCGCTTACTATGAAGCTAAGCCCAGTACCACAACTTCTAATTGTTCACTCTTGGATTATGATCCTCTTAATGTTAATATCAGTAACCCTTCTTTTTATGTGGACACTTCTGGTGGATTCTTGGATACCTTCACCCAGAATACCTTTGCCATGGACCAAACTGGATCCAACAATGAATTTGCCCAATTCCCATTTCCATGA
- the LOC107014821 gene encoding pentatricopeptide repeat-containing protein At3g56030, mitochondrial-like isoform X1: MLALRKLSTLKSSRFLSSLAIQNPICSSLTILDVPSCTNYDERINKAGREGDFTTVHQLLNKRARDGFFNTNNTFKFISTTNVSILDDLLEIIARLDNGFPRKSSYDCLIARLSKMHCISEAMRVAKAMVSKGHEVNNVTFHPIVNALTKKEEFEEAWRVVAVMKSCGISPDLTTYNFLLTGYCFAGDVASAAGVLAKIEEEELGADTRTYDALVLGACRAGKLDAALAVVRRMLDDGVPPLYCTHAHIIRAFLKYNYYEQAVEFVRSYAGRDAKLDAENFGILATRLITRSKLEEAKKLVKEMSERRLVMGPRLKDFYELIFLEWTIFEEQCGYKHIVNSL; encoded by the exons ATGCTAGCACTTCGCAAGCTCTCGACCCTAAAATCATCAAGatttctctcttctctcgctATTCAAAACCCTATCTGCAGTTCCTTAACCATCCTAGACGTTCCCAGTTGCACCAACTACGATGAACGCATCAACAAAGCTGGCCGTGAAGGAGATTTCACCACTGTCCACCAACTTCTTAACAAGCGCGCGCGCGATGGCTTCTTCAATACCAACAATACGTTCAAGTTCATTTCCACCACTAATGTGTCCATACTCGATGATCTATTGGAAATTATAGCTCGGTTAGATAATGGTTTCCCGAGAAAGAGCTCCTACGACTGTCTCATTGCACGTCTCTCGAAGATGCACTGCATTTCGGAGGCTATGCGTGTTGCCAAAGCTATGGTGAGCAAAGGTCACGAAGTGAACAATGTCACATTTCATCCCATAGTTAATGCTCTGACGAAGAAGGAGGAATTCGAAGAAGCCTGGCGAGTGGTGGCGGTGATGAAATCCTGCGGAATTTCTCCTGATTTGACGACGTATAATTTTCTGCTGACAGGTTATTGTTTTGCCGGAGATGTGGCATCAGCTGCTGGTGTTCTAGCAAAGATAGAGGAGGAGGAGCTGGGGGCGGATACGAGGACTTACGACGCCCTGGTTTTAGGCGCCTGTAGAGCGGGGAAACTGGATGCTGCTTTGGCAGTGGTGAGGAGGATGCTAGATGACGGAGTTCCGCCATTGTATTGCACACACGCCCATATTATCCGAGCATTTTTGAAGTATAATTATTATGAACAGGCGGTAGAGTTTGTTAGGAGCTATGCAGGAAGAGACGCTAAATTGGATGCAGAAAATTTTGGAATACTGGCCACCAGATTGATCACTCGGAGTAAATTGGAGGAAGCTAAGAAACTGGTTAAAGAGATGAGTGAAAGGAGATTGGTAATGGGTCCGAGATTGAAAGATTTCTATGAATT GATCTTTCTGGAATGGACAATTTTCGAAGAACAATGTGGCTACAAACATATTGTCAATAGTTTATAA
- the LOC107014821 gene encoding pentatricopeptide repeat-containing protein At3g56030, mitochondrial-like isoform X2, with translation MLALRKLSTLKSSRFLSSLAIQNPICSSLTILDVPSCTNYDERINKAGREGDFTTVHQLLNKRARDGFFNTNNTFKFISTTNVSILDDLLEIIARLDNGFPRKSSYDCLIARLSKMHCISEAMRVAKAMVSKGHEVNNVTFHPIVNALTKKEEFEEAWRVVAVMKSCGISPDLTTYNFLLTGYCFAGDVASAAGVLAKIEEEELGADTRTYDALVLGACRAGKLDAALAVVRRMLDDGVPPLYCTHAHIIRAFLKYNYYEQAVEFVRSYAGRDAKLDAENFGILATRLITRSKLEEAKKLVKEMSERRLVMGPRLKDFYELYVRSDGLR, from the coding sequence ATGCTAGCACTTCGCAAGCTCTCGACCCTAAAATCATCAAGatttctctcttctctcgctATTCAAAACCCTATCTGCAGTTCCTTAACCATCCTAGACGTTCCCAGTTGCACCAACTACGATGAACGCATCAACAAAGCTGGCCGTGAAGGAGATTTCACCACTGTCCACCAACTTCTTAACAAGCGCGCGCGCGATGGCTTCTTCAATACCAACAATACGTTCAAGTTCATTTCCACCACTAATGTGTCCATACTCGATGATCTATTGGAAATTATAGCTCGGTTAGATAATGGTTTCCCGAGAAAGAGCTCCTACGACTGTCTCATTGCACGTCTCTCGAAGATGCACTGCATTTCGGAGGCTATGCGTGTTGCCAAAGCTATGGTGAGCAAAGGTCACGAAGTGAACAATGTCACATTTCATCCCATAGTTAATGCTCTGACGAAGAAGGAGGAATTCGAAGAAGCCTGGCGAGTGGTGGCGGTGATGAAATCCTGCGGAATTTCTCCTGATTTGACGACGTATAATTTTCTGCTGACAGGTTATTGTTTTGCCGGAGATGTGGCATCAGCTGCTGGTGTTCTAGCAAAGATAGAGGAGGAGGAGCTGGGGGCGGATACGAGGACTTACGACGCCCTGGTTTTAGGCGCCTGTAGAGCGGGGAAACTGGATGCTGCTTTGGCAGTGGTGAGGAGGATGCTAGATGACGGAGTTCCGCCATTGTATTGCACACACGCCCATATTATCCGAGCATTTTTGAAGTATAATTATTATGAACAGGCGGTAGAGTTTGTTAGGAGCTATGCAGGAAGAGACGCTAAATTGGATGCAGAAAATTTTGGAATACTGGCCACCAGATTGATCACTCGGAGTAAATTGGAGGAAGCTAAGAAACTGGTTAAAGAGATGAGTGAAAGGAGATTGGTAATGGGTCCGAGATTGAAAGATTTCTATGAATTGTACGTTAGATCTgatggtttgagataa
- the LOC107014823 gene encoding pentatricopeptide repeat-containing protein At3g56030, mitochondrial — protein sequence MLALRKLSTLKSSRFLSSLAIQNPICSSLTILDVPSCTNYDERINKAGREGDFTTVHQLLNKRARDGFFNTNNTFKFISTTNVSILDDLLEIIARLDNGFPRKSSYDCLIARLSKMHCISEAMRVAKAMVSKGHEVNNVTFHPIVNALTKKEEFEEAWRVVAVMKSCGISPDLTTYNFLLTGYCFAGDVASAAGVLAKIEEEELGADTRTYDALVLGACRAGKLDAALAVVRRMLDDGVPPLYCTHAHIIRAFLKYNYYEQAVEFVRSYAGRDAKLDAENFGILATRLITRSKLEEAKKLVKEMSERRLVMGPRLKDFYELYVRSDGLR from the coding sequence ATGCTAGCACTTCGCAAGCTCTCGACCCTAAAATCATCAAGatttctctcttctctcgctATTCAAAACCCTATCTGCAGTTCCTTAACCATCCTAGATGTTCCCAGTTGCACCAACTACGATGAACGCATCAACAAAGCTGGCCGTGAAGGAGATTTCACCACTGTCCACCAACTTCTTAACAAGCGCGCGCGCGATGGCTTCTTCAACACCAACAATACGTTCAAGTTCATTTCCACCACTAATGTGTCCATACTCGATGATCTATTGGAAATTATAGCTCGGTTAGATAATGGTTTCCCGAGAAAGAGCTCCTACGACTGTCTCATTGCACGTCTCTCGAAGATGCACTGCATTTCGGAGGCTATGCGTGTTGCCAAAGCTATGGTGAGCAAAGGTCACGAAGTGAACAATGTCACATTTCATCCCATAGTTAATGCTCTGACGAAGAAGGAGGAATTCGAAGAAGCCTGGCGGGTGGTGGCGGTGATGAAATCCTGCGGAATTTCTCCTGATTTGACGACGTATAATTTTCTGCTGACAGGTTATTGTTTTGCCGGAGATGTGGCATCAGCTGCTGGTGTTCTAGCAAAGATAGAGGAGGAGGAGCTGGGGGCGGATACGAGGACTTACGACGCCCTGGTTTTAGGCGCCTGTAGAGCGGGGAAACTGGATGCTGCTTTGGCAGTGGTGAGGAGGATGCTAGATGACGGAGTTCCGCCATTGTATTGCACACACGCCCATATTATCCGAGCATTTTTGAAGTATAATTATTATGAACAGGCGGTAGAGTTTGTTAGGAGCTATGCAGGAAGAGACGCCAAATTGGATGCAGAAAATTTTGGAATACTGGCCACCAGATTGATCACTCGGAGTAAATTGGAGGAAGCTAAGAAACTGGTTAAAGAGATGAGTGAAAGGAGATTGGTAATGGGTCCGAGATTGAAAGATTTCTATGAATTGTACGTTAGATCTgatggtttgagataa
- the LOC107013521 gene encoding uncharacterized protein LOC107013521 gives MPFGLKNAGATYMRAMNTIFHDMIHNEIEVYVYDVIIKSHESSDHVTHLRKFFDRLRRYNLKLIPAKCTFRVSVRKLLGLIKAIKAQALADHLAENPVDEEYEPLKTYFHDEEVLFVGEDISEAYPGWRLFFDGAANHQGKGIGEVLVSESGQHYPMAAKL, from the exons ATGCCGTTCGGCCTTAAGAATGCGGGTGCCACCTACATGAGAGCTATGAATACCATTTTCCACGACATGATTCATAACGAGATTGAAGTATATGTGTACGACGTCATAATCAAATCCCATGAGAGTTCGGATCACGTGACACATCTAAGGAAATTCTTTGATCGTCTGCGTCGTTACAATTTGAAGTTAATTCCCGCCAAATGCACTTTTAGAGTTTCAGTCAGGAAGTTGTTGGGACttata AAAGCGATAAAGGCACAAgctttggctgatcatcttgcagaaaatcccGTTGATGAAGAGTACGAACCACtcaagacttattttcacgatgaagaagtgtTATTTGTGGGTGAGGATATTTCTGAAGCATATCCAGGTTGGAGATTGTTCTTTGATGGAGCGGCAAATCATCAAGGTAAAGGTATTGGAGAAGTCTTAGTGTCAGAATCTGGTCAACACTATCCCATGGCGGCTAAGCTCTGA